caataagAATATCTACAACAATAGATGACCCTCACACTATAGTATAGTTTTTCGAATTCTGGGAGTACAGATGGTACTATTGTTTCCCTAGCCAGTTTGCAAACATTTTCTTCAAGTGTTCCATTGAGAGGGAAGTAGTTATTTGTAAGGAGAGGCAACATTAAAGtcgcagtgatatcaatacattgaaTACTAGAGAGGTATTTTATAATGAACCGGTGGAGGTGTTTTATAAACCAATTTACCTCACACCGGATATCAATCAAtctgtaaccggtggaggtgtTCTATAAACCTCTTCACCTCACACCAGATATCAAATTATGTCGCCGAGAATTTCTTTATACCATGACTTAGTTAATCTTCATGGCACAACGTGCAATATTAATTACAAAGAACTAAAATAAAGTTTAGGTCTTCAAGAACTAAGAACTAACTAAAGTTCTTACTTCTTATCCTTACTTCTTAGACATGAGGTTCGAAAGACACTCTTGCAGTCTATCCCACCGTTGTGCACCAATGTAAACGGTGGAGAGTTTCTCCTCTCCTGTAAAATTTACTGACATTATACTACTATTAAACATCTATTTGAATCTGTGATTAGTTGGGAGCTTACAGTGGATTCGTCAATCCAAATGCACAGATTCTCAGCAATATTTAATcgtcacctattttagcaactaataactacgagccaggaacttcaatgaaaaatactttaaGAATTTAACCTCAGGTTTGGACCtgatacacaaaaaaaaaactgcaATAACATTCACTCAATTTCACACTATTACAATTAATAGgcttcttattatatagaattcatttatttgattgGCTTCTTAACACTAATTCTATTTCCTATTCAAAGAGCAAAGCGAAGTTATAGTTTATGGTAGTTTTAAATTGTGAATGTTATTCTCGTGGATGTCGATTCTAGAGAGCTATAGTGTATTATCTTTAGTCTTCGACCATGATTGTATAGATGGCCCAATACATCCTATACATTGTCGAAATTCAAATCACCACACTTATGATTGCCGTCTGTCATGGATCAGTAGCCTCTCCACCATAATTTTGTGTATTGCCAAGTATATGAAAGTATTATCGAGTATTATCAAGTGAAGGctattaaagttttataaagtgTTCTGAATGATAAGATACTGGAGTATTGAAGTAATGATTTTCACAACACATCAAGATCATTATCAAACTTGCTTTACTCGGTTGACCCCTTACCCTCCACCCCAttgattcagaaaaaaattagcTTCTACACACACCCCATCTATACAAATTTTCGTCAGTCATACTACATCACTAGCTTTTTTGGGACCCCCACacaagaattttattgatttagagAGAACCCAAGAATTTCAAGAACGAATAGACGGGGGAGGGGGATTAGTACCCCACGAAATTTCAATTGGAGTGAAACCTAAGTATCTCTTAGGCCCTATCCAAAACGATTTCAAGTACAAGCTTGGTCAAAAGTATAAACTTGAATGGAAATCGGTATTCAAAAGTCTGTATTCAATACTCTGTATCTTGAAAGTcttaaaatttctctgtatcttttAAAAGTCtttctttctcatttaaaaattgaagaaaacttgaaaagacaAAGATAtcgaaatattgatattttaatctGTTTCAGCAgtcatcataatatgattatgaatatgaattttaatattatgtgtaagctctaattattaatgttaatattcaaaatctctcatataattatattttaataattaactgaagagttattggagagtttggaataacaaaagaaatgcaATTGCGAATATTTAATTGCAAAATCATCATGGAACTTCGTGAAGCATAACCttggattattgtcataatGATAGATTGCAACATGGGTTTCATTTTATATCATTGAAAGTCTTCTTCCTCTTGATTTTGAGTAAACATtccaaatcaatagaatatcattttaaaagaaattgaaaatactgatgATGATGTAATCTAAGTCGAAATTATGTTCTATCATGTTAgtctataatatctatagtagtCTATCTATTGATATAGTATCTATCTATCGATCACAACTCAATGTGAAGCATTGAATCTATTGAAAGGAACAaattaaaagattgaaattattgttatgataacACGGGTGAACACACCCTCCCCCCCACTGAATTAAGAAACTCTCCCCCCCCATGTAATATGCATCCCCTGGGCacccttgaaaataataatcatccgttgtagaagaatggtgtgaatttgaatacagtcgcttcacattgatttgaaagGTTAGTGtgaggaataaaaaaataagttggTTGAGACCCTCAACTTGACCCTCAacttaatttgaaatgaaatataaaactaataattgcTAATATGATCAATGAACTAATTAATCAATCTCcagataaaaatgttttatcgTTTGAATTTCACCAGATTATAtcaagaagaaaaattgaactcAACTTCCTATGCATTACTGTATAAACTCGAAATAAGTTGATATTTaccttaaaaaaaattatttagcctTAAAAATCGATTTATGAATGATAAGGTGGGAAGAAATGCCATAGTAATCTATTAATTcatcaaatgaatattgattgtttatagTTCACTTCTAATAGATAATTCCCCTAGAGTAGAAACATAAAAGCTGTTTTCCTACAATACAGCTTTTTTGAGTTACTACAGTAATGATCTGATATTGTGCCAAGCTATTGCTATGAAAGAAATCTTGCTGTAGGAATGCATAGGGAAATTATAGTTTAGAGTTTCTATTGTTGGTAACACTGATCACGCGGACTCGCGTGCGTGAGCATTAACTTGTTGCTGTGATAGTGTAGAACTGTACAGAGCATGCGCAATGACGTCATTGATGACGACATtatactaagaatatttcgaCCAGTGCGCATGACTACTATTTCTATTTCGGCCTTCTGCGCATGCCCGGTGACGTCAAAATGACGTAGCATACTAAGACTATTTCGCACTAAGAATATTTCGGTTCAGCGGCTTTACAAAACCAAACCACTGCTCAGTAAGCAACAGCTGTTATGTTGTGCTTGCGTAGAAGTGTTGcgactatagtgtggtccacgttataatgggagtgaataaagatagaagaattaATAGCGATactgattctctgcattaattaattatatttctacaccatCAAagacataattgtcatcgttgtggacctagaaaaagatagtatcaccggctttgtcaaatgatagacaaggatagcaaaaataaagttgatgagatattgtcattataatgtagacctcactatagtaattgtGCCATTATTAGGTTCTAGGTTATGTTCATGTTCAGCTGCTGCTTACATTATTTACAATCATTATTACTGTctaataaagtataatattgttgttaataattatttgcattataaaacattgcattataaaaaatgtacagCTTCTGTTGAAAGCTAGGGAGCGAAAAAGGTAAACGGGAGTACTTTACTCTCACAAAATATCATGAGTTTGTTTGTGAGAGTTCCAAAAGAGGGTGCATTGCAGTATCTGAGTTCATTAATGGGATCAATGAAagacatttcaatttattgaataatcaatcagctgttgTATCAATGCCCTCCAAACAGGTATATGATAACAAGCGGTTAATcaatgaagaaaaattgaatgatttaaaaaaaacacttcAATACATCCCTGTTGATTTAATATTGATTAACAActtaatattgattttattattttgtaggtTCAGCTCCAATCTCAAGTGGGCTACCAACACCAAACTTCATCAGCCAAATTTGATTGAGGTGTGAGTTTGCTTCAGCTTCAAGACAGTAGGCTACCAACACCAAACTTCATCAGCCAAATTTTATTGAGGTGTGAGTTTGCTCAAGCTTCAAGACAGTAGGCTACCAACACCAATCTTCATCAGCCAAATTTTATTGAGGTGTGAGTTTGCTTCAGCTTCAAGACAGTAGGCTACCAACACCAAACTTCATCAGCCAAATTTTATTGAGGTGTGagtttattcttcattttttggtgaaatttgaaataacagatgttaatgatttgaaaaatattgatgagaGTTCTAGGTGgagaaaaatcaacaaaaaggTTATATTTATTGCAAAGAACaagaatgatgaaaaatttataaaaattaatgatggattgaaaatattttttgaaagagtTATCTAAAAAATCTAATGTTGTAAAAGAATCACCCAAAATTAATGCATTCAATAGCAATATGCAAAATTGATTTGTTCTGTATCCATCAGATAGGAAAAAACATattcaaacataatattattacatcacttttcttcattttttttagaTAACAAATGAGAAGCAATGAgtagaaatattcatttattcagagGGGGCAGAAGaaaaaaagatagaataaaaGTTACCACTGGTCTGTTCACAGAATTGGAGAGTGCATTCAATAATGCATTAAAGACTTATTATTACAAGAATGATAAATATAAGGATATTTGTAAGCTATTAATTggtattaaattgaaaattatcaacttATTATCACTTATTTTGAATCAACATCAATGTTTAAAATTCAATGTTCTTGTAGAATGTACAtataagaaaaaatcaatttctcatgatttcgATTATCAAGATCGCACTTTCAAAACCAAGAACATTACTATTGTAAAGTCATCAAATTTAGAGAATGTATTACAGTatgttttgaagaaaatttgtcATGAAGAATATATATATGAAGGATGGTCACTTTCGAAAATTGATGGTGTTCTTATAAGAGTGAACAAATACAAACCTCTTAGAGGTAGATCTTATATTCCACTtcctaaaaaaatacaaaataaaaggGCTATAATCAACTGCAAGAATATTGATAACAAATGTTTCATGTGGGCTATTCTTTCTGATTATGTTCAGTTCCATCCTGAAAGAATATCATATCATCATAGAAATctaatatcaaaattcaatttcaaaggaATCTCTCTTCCCACACCAATCAGAGAtataaaagtttttgaaaagaacAACAAGTCCATATCAATAAACGTTAACTCTCtagatgaaaaatatgaaatattcccATTGAAGATATGTGATTATGAGAAGAGAAAgcattttgatttattattattgcaacaGGATGGGGaatatcattattgtttaattaaaaatttatcaagACTCATTAGAAGTCAATTGTcaaaacatgaaaataaaataacaatttgtAAAAGATGTTTCTCATACTTTGATGTGAGAgtgaagaaaaatttcaaaacccACCAAAGATTATTTTcgaagaaaaaaataacaaaagttATAATGCCTAAGAAAAATATTTGTGATAATATTAACCCAATACTTAAATTTAAGAATTATCAGAATAAGTTTAGAGTTTCAATAGTACTATATGCTGATTTTGAATGTTTATTAGTTCCATATTTATCTTGTACCCCATCAAGCTCAAAAAGTTTCAGTAATAAAACTCAAAGTCATCAACCATATAGTTTTTGTACCTATCTAGTTATTGATGAAGAGATTCCTGAAAAGATAAAATCAAAACTTCCTAGTGAACCTTACCTATATAGAGGAGAAAATGTTGCTAATAATTTTATGCAATATATTACTAATTTGacaaatacaattggaaaactGTTAAAAGAAAATATTAGTATGACTTTCACCAAAAAAGACTTGTTGAATTttagaaaacaaaaatgttgTGAAATGTGTGATTGTCAGTTTACAATGATGAATAAAGCAGTACGTGATCACTGTCATATTACAGGAAAATATAGAGCAGCTTTATGCAATAGATGTAATTTGCTTAgacaaaatcaaaaatatatcccAGTATATTTACACAATGGAGCAAATTATGATAATCATTTAATAATACGTGAATTAGGGATAGATGAGCATAACATTGATATTATCCCCAATTCGAGTGAGAAATACATTTCTTTCACAAAACATACATCAAGTAAACTAACaataagatttattgatactctgAAATTTATGAATACTTCACTTGATAAGTTAGTAAAAAATCTCCCGAAAGAAGAATTTCAtcacataaaaaaaatttttcctcAAATGAATTTAGATTTGGTAACTTGTAAAGGTGTTTTTCCATATGAGTATctagatgatgaagaaaaactGAATGAGAAAAAACTACCTTCTATATCCAAATTTTATAGTAGCttgaataaaaaacatataaCCTATCAAGATTATATTCATGCTCACAAAGTATGGCAATCATTCAAAATACAAACATTAGGAGAATACAGTGATCTTTATCTAAAACTTGATGTTATTTTGCTATgtgatgtttttgaaaactttcgATGGGTCATGTATAAAACTACTGTATACAGACACTGTTCCTTATTCTATGaaattcaaacaagaaatttctattatgatgtaagcaagcaatttttgaataatttttttgatttttccGATTATCCTTTAGATCATCCACTcttttcaaacaagaataaaaaagtacttGGAAAATTTAAAGATGAATGCAACAGTCAACTTATTAGAGAATTTATTGGATTAAGATCTAAGctatattgttttcaaattcatgatGAAAAGAAAACTGTAAAGAAGAAAGCTAAAGGTGTCAAATACAATGtaattgaaaatgatatatCTTTTGATGATTATTACTTTGTCTTGAAGAATGATGAGAGTCAGTTGAACAATGAAGATAGAAAAGAAAGCATAGCCTGTAGATATAGGAAGATGAGCACATTCAGATCTAATGAACATATTATAAATACAGTAGAAAGTAACAAAATTCCATTAAGTAATCAGGATGATAAgagaattatttgtgaagatgGAATAAATACTTTTGCctatggacatttttcattgaacaaagattaaagtaaaaaaaaatgaactaaAAATACTGTAagcatcaattttcataaccatCTTCTTCACTGTTCAgttttaattcataaaaaaagtAATATAGAGGATTCAAAGAGTTTGTTTGAGTTCATATAATTTAGATTGTGCTCATTACTATACACCACCAGGATTCAGTTTTGATGCAATGCTTTCATATACTAAAATTGAATTGGAACTTTTAACAGATTATGAAATGTATTTACTATTTGATGAGCACATTCAGATCGAATGAACATATTATAAATACAGTGGAAAGTAACAAAATTTCATTAAAGAAGTGAATATGAATCAAACCTGCACTAATGCaatatagatatttatttagaataaataaatgtgttgttatttaaatataatatgaaaatgttattaaaatcaaagataatattatgctctcattgtatttttcatcaataaatctattattagcaggattattgttttttttttttataatacataTTCCTCTCTATCCTCTTACATCACTTATtgatgataattgaaaaaaatagttctTTAATTGAAATGGGGAAGGACTTTGAAGAACTATTTATGGACCATGCATTGTTCGTGAAAGGAATAAGCCATCAGTTGAGCGTTATGTCACCAACAATGATTATAGCTGAGGAGAAAGACTTCTCCAGCTGTATATTCTGTTCAATACTGAAGAttaattatgtgtttgtcaataaATACTATGTGTAATGAGCCATTTGTTATTATTGACTATCCTACTTCCTCATTTTCAGTCACttttcagtcactgttcacttacagctcatataggtaagaaatcaccatACTATACTTTCAACAAAGTACTGGTGAAATGATAGTTCAACCGATTTGATTGTACTCCTGAGTTGGAGGCAACTAGTTCATCAAATCATGATGTTGGTGGAAGTTATGATTAACCAACTTCCAGCATAAagataagtttatcagagtaggaTGATTCCTATTGTATTGAATGACTAACAGTATAGGATGTAATTTATGCTTTATCTCACACCTTGTGCTTACTCTAGAAGTTGAAGGTTGTATGGAATAAAATGTGCAACAATTGTGGTATTACTTGATGTTTATTTACAGTGTatgcatgaaaatatatatatagtgcaCAAAGATAATATTTCAGTCCAATATATCAAGAACTATCTAGTGATACAAATCTCCTAGTCGATTGcttatttcacaaaatcctcTGCTGAGCATGAATTTCAAGATGACTGCTCCCTCGCATAGATTGGTGTAGCAGCTTGATACTTCAGCGTCGTGGAAGATGTATGTCAATGTCTTCAAGAAGTTTTGAGCTGTTCCAAACGGTTCAGGCAGGTCCTTATCTCCAAAGTTTAGGAATGGTTGTATGATCCATTGGTTGCTGGTTACTAGTAGACAGTCTCCACACTCACGCATGTCTACTTGCTCCACTGCAGGCTGATGTTGTTACTGGGTCTGGCACAGTGGTAGGAGTTGTAGTAGCAGCAGTACTAGTTGGAGTAGTACTAGCGGGAGTTGTAGTGCTAGCAGGAGTTGTAGTACTAGCTTGAGTAGTTGTGATGCTAGCAGCAAGAGTTGTTGTAGCAGTTGCAGTACTCACTGGAGTAGTAATAACAATGGATGCTTGTTCTCCACAGTATGGTGCACAGACCTCAACTGACCTTACAACAACCACTTCCAGAAAGTCCAACGATGTGAATGTAGGGTGAAGACAGGTGTGCAGATTGTAATGGCAAAAACCAGTAGTCCAATATACGCAGTGGACTCGTTTGCAGAGAGATCCCACCACAGCTTGTTCCCCAGCCATATCCATGTACCAGTCTCTGATATCGATGTACATTTGATCGATTGCTGACTGATTACCACGTAGAGCAGGAATCCCTGATGTTAGCAGGCACTGTTGCATATGACGGATGTTTGATGTATCCAGTCCGTGTTACCTTGAAGTGAGAAATTCCTGTGTCCTGTACTTTGGATCTAATGCACTAGCACTGAGTACTAGCACAAGGTAGAGCGCTGCTTGGTACATGCTTGTAGCCACCATGATTGAAGAATGATGATTGATAGCTGAAACATGAAAACCTTCATGTTGAATCATATTTCAACAAAAGATATCCATCGTGGTGTAATGGTTTACAAACAATATTACACCTacactctacctacctacctacattCCTTAACCAAACATCTTACATCCCCATATATACAAAGAAGATTCGAACCCAAGTccttatgaataattcaaaccCGAGTCCTCTAGAATGGAAAGCAGaagtgctaaccactacaccacggTGGATATCTATTTACTTGTTGTTTATTATGTATACTTTAACAACTATATCCAAGCTCATTACAGCTTCTAGTGAGCTGTaagtgaacagtgactgaacagtgactgaacagtgtctgaacagtgactgaaaagtgactgaactgactgactgaccactgagtggacgaCCCCCAACCATGCTCCTGCATGACCAACTTGAGCTAGAAAGATAGGTCCCCCATTGATGCCTCTAATGCTGGTGGGTGTGGCCATTATTCTCATTTAGGATAATGATGAGGAGACATCTTACTTAAAGTCTCCCACACAAAGTATTCATTAAAATggatcttttaaaataataaccaataataataaacaatatagattGTACTTACTTTGCTATTCACTAAAAACTGCACTGCACTGCCATTTCACAGTAACATCAGCTGTATGGAAAAGTCAGAATAACCATTTGATCATTGTTGCAGAGGTAAATTGAAGCATGTGGGAAAATCAAAGTCATTGGATCAAGAAAGTTCTCCAAAGATTTGAATGGTTCACAATTCTCTTTTCTATACTCAAACAGAAACTCCACAGTCCACCTGGTGCTCATGGTAAAGATGTAGGAACATGAAGATTCAGAGTTGTCTGCTGGCCCCATTGCAAATGGGTGGTactattgatgaatgaatatctGTTCCAATGTTACTGGTATCCAACACTGGAATTAATGTATCTACATAAAATGGTTTCATTGTTCTTGAAACTGGTCAAATCCAGCAGAAATTGCTGTTTTCAATGATTGCATGCTATTCTTGACACATACTTACTTTTAAATGGTACAAGGTTCATTCTTGTTGTTCATTCAAGTGAGTTGAACCTACTTTCAAAAAATGCAAGCTTCTTTCTATTTGTTGGTTCAAGTGAATTGATGTCCTAGAACCTACCTTGAAGTAGTGGTGGAATGAAAGATCAACCAATTTGAAAGTACTCCTGAGTTGATGTCCTAGAACCTACCTTGAAGTAGTGGAGGAATGAAAGATCAACCGATTTGAAAGTACTCCTGAGTTGATGTCCTAGAACCTACCTTGATGGTTGATCACCATCAAATGAGTTGATAGTACTCCTGAGTTGATGGATCAACTGAGTTGATGGCGATTAACCTACCTTTTCATACTACTcatttcgacctgttgttggtcatcatcagactgtgggatgACAAGGATGACATttactcagatgacaaggctatgtgtggtaagggatgaaggtggtggaataggttgtggtggAGGTTGGGTTGGTGGATACTTAGTGAGGCGGTAATTTAGAACTGTGGGCTATTCTAtcaaagagtgtgtgggaaGAGAAATTCACTCGATCATTTAGGAGACTGTTGGGAAACAGTTTTGTGTGATTGTAAATTTCGTATTGTTCCAATACATtgagttttctgcttttttgtGAGATTTGGAGGATTTCAAGATTGGTAGCGATGTCAGTGTATGTGTGGTCTGTTGATATAATATGGTCAGCAAAGTTTGAGTGGCTATGTGGTTTATTAATGGCTCTGATGTGCTCTTTGTATCTTGTCTGAAAGTCACGTCTAGTCTGTCCGATATACAGTTTACTACAATCATTACATTTCAATCTGTAGATGCCTGGTTGCTCAAatctctgtttgtttgtttggtaattttgaaaatgttttctcagtGAATTAGTTGTTTTAAAGGCGATTCTGTATTTGAGTTTCTTGAAAGATGATGCTACtttctgtgattttttgttGTAGTATGTGAGTGTGACGAATTTTTGGTAATTTTCCATATTATTCTTGGTTGatgattttgttcttattttgtggAGTAGGTTGTCGACTAGAGTGTATGAGTATCCATTTTGTTGGGCAATGAATTTGATCGTGTTGAGCTCTTGAATGTAATCAAATTGTGTCATGGGGATTTTCAATAGTCTGTCGATCATGTGGTGGATAGCTGCAAGTTTATGTTAGGTTGGAAGGTTGGAGGTATTGTAAATTACTGTGTCAGTTGTAGTAGGTTTCCtgtatattttaaatgttttgaaagTATGGTTTTGTTGAAATATGGTGATGCCCAAGAAATTGATTGTACTATTGTTTTTCAGTTCTATGGTGAAGTGCAAGTTTGggtgtattttgttcagtttAAAGTGAAATATTTCAGTTTTCCTGGTGTTTCCTTTGTATAAAATggaaatatcatcaacataaaaTCTAAACCAGCTAATGATCCTGTCAAACTGATTGAGAATGTGTTTTTGTTCAATGTTGTGGATGAAGATCTCAGCTAAAATGCAAGAAATGGGGCTCCCCATGGGGAGACCATTTGGCtggaaataatatttgttattgtaACAGAAGTAATTCTGTGAGGTGACTAGGTTAGTGAGATTTACAATTTCATTGATGTATTCATGTGGTGTATTAT
Above is a window of Nilaparvata lugens isolate BPH chromosome 4, ASM1435652v1, whole genome shotgun sequence DNA encoding:
- the LOC120351056 gene encoding uncharacterized protein LOC120351056 → MSRNIHLFRGGRRKKDRIKVTTGLFTELESAFNNALKTYYYKNDKYKDICKLLIGIKLKIINLLSLILNQHQCLKFNVLVECTYKKKSISHDFDYQDRTFKTKNITIVKSSNLENVLQYVLKKICHEEYIYEGWSLSKIDGVLIRVNKYKPLRGRSYIPLPKKIQNKRAIINCKNIDNKCFMWAILSDYVQFHPERISYHHRNLISKFNFKGISLPTPIRDIKVFEKNNKSISINVNSLDEKYEIFPLKICDYEKRKHFDLLLLQQDGEYHYCLIKNLSRLIRSQLSKHENKITICKRCFSYFDVRVKKNFKTHQRLFSKKKITKVIMPKKNICDNINPILKFKNYQNKFRVSIVLYADFECLLVPYLSCTPSSSKSFSNKTQSHQPYSFCTYLVIDEEIPEKIKSKLPSEPYLYRGENVANNFMQYITNLTNTIGKLLKENISMTFTKKDLLNFRKQKCCEMCDCQFTMMNKAVRDHCHITGKYRAALCNRCNLLRQNQKYIPVYLHNGANYDNHLIIRELGIDEHNIDIIPNSSEKYISFTKHTSSKLTIRFIDTLKFMNTSLDKLVKNLPKEEFHHIKKIFPQMNLDLVTCKGVFPYEYLDDEEKLNEKKLPSISKFYSSLNKKHITYQDYIHAHKVWQSFKIQTLGEYSDLYLKLDVILLLYA